In the Larimichthys crocea isolate SSNF chromosome XXI, L_crocea_2.0, whole genome shotgun sequence genome, one interval contains:
- the LOC109139748 gene encoding uncharacterized protein LOC109139748, whose protein sequence is MKMIEEIQGPDGQPGYQHVLKLATALVEVRSLQGLSDTRVDRLILLWDRLPEQDKRRVVYPPRHRERLHTGRFKAAKGKNTSCPGKESLQRCLLGQTSGPASWPSTSRLVEAICSQLCRLHPAATRFGGTTRTRWSLILSDYVAIREAVLASPRLMAQTDIQLFELNQRTLSQW, encoded by the exons atgaagatgata GAGGAGATCCAGGGCCCCGATGGCCAGCCTGGATACCAACATGTCCTGAAGCTGGCCACGGCCCTGGTGGAAGTCAGGAGCCTTCAGGGGCTCTCAGACACCAGGGTAGACAGACTCATCCTGCTCTGGGATCGCCTGCCAGAGCAGGACAAGCGGAGAGTTGTCTACCCTCCCAGACACCGGGAGAGGCTGCACACGGGGCGGTTCAAGGCAGCCAAGGGGAAGAACACCTCCTGTCCTGGGAAGGAGAGTCTCCAACG ctgccTGCTCGGACAGACCTCGGGCCCTGCAAGCTGGCCCAGCACCAGCCGCCTGGTGGAGGCCATTTGCAGCCAGCTCTGCCGTCTCCACCCCGCAGCCACGCGGTTCGGGGGGACCACAAGGACTCGGTGGTCCCTCATCCTCTCGGACTACGTGGCCATTAGAGAGGCAGTGCTGGCCAGCCCGAGGTTGATGGCTCAGACAGACATCCAGCTCTTTGAGCTTAATCAAAGGACCCTGTCCCAGTGGTGA